ATCtgttttcagtttttgttgttgtttgtttgCAGTTTGAGAGTTTGACGATAAgctctctctattttttttttttttttttaaatttatctataatgtGAAAATGTGCAATGTAGCTTTCCTTCTTGTTTTATGAATTCAAAAGTGATGTGTGCTCGTAATttcacagttttttttttttttttttaactaaaagaCATGGTTAATAGTCTAACAAATAAGAGTTTATGTTTAAATCTCTATTTATATAAGATTATAAGTTAACGCTTATAGGAGCCACAGCAAAATGAAGCCAATTTCTTAGTCCTAGAACAAGCGAAATCATTTGTTGTTAATGTCTGTTTAAGCAATTAATTTGgattctttttccttcttgtaGATTATGATGGAAGATTCCTTGGTCAATAAAGGGAAAGAGAGTCTGCTGATCCCTGAACAGACACAAGTATTTCAATTCCTGACTTTATTGTCTATTTGGGAGTTTTCTTCTTATATGAGATTAAGAGGAATTCAtgtcatttttttctctattgaGTTCTGCATTGACCCCATCAGCATTTTCCTCTGACTTTTTTTTCCAAGGCTATGGATGCTTCATTACTTAAACGATGTCCTCATCGTTCAGAAATTCAGAGTATTGTGCTTGCGGAAACTGATAGTAAGTAACTTGTGTATTCTTGGAGTGGAATGCTACATTTTTGGTTCATCATATCTTCTTGAAGATAGTATTAGATGATGTTTAAGTTTAAAAgagataaatgaataaattttaattcaaatttcttAAGACTTTGTATCTAATAACAGGAATTATGTAGTCAACTTAGTactgaaagaaaattattgtatttttcaactttttaatttgaatgaaatgaTAGTTAAAGGACTTAAACATGTGAGAGTTTTGAATATGTTGGACAACAACAGGCTCTAAtgtaatggattttttttaattattttctagtTCATGGGACTTGTGTGTATTTACACCAAAGTATAAGGAAGTCAGTGAAATTCCCCCTATTGTTCTTGCATAGTTAAATTGTTAATTACAGCAACTCATATCTGTGTAGGTAATGGTTACTTTGTGTTGGGAAGTGTGGATTCTTATGGTCACTTCATTGTATCAAAACTGGATACTAGTGGTAAAGGTACATTCCTTATATTTATTGTTCACTATCTTTGTATAGATTGTTATAAGGATTGGATTGTAAACCTGTATTACATATTTCTATTCTGAAACAGTGTAAACAGGAAGCCATCCTTCtttgtaaatttgtttaaagGCATGGAATTATTCAGCCTATGTTACtagtctttattttttttcttatacttCTCATAAATTGAGTATTCAGTATGCTGTATGCATGCAGGCATTGCCTAAACCCAAAAGAGAGAATTTATACCACCCTTTTCTTTTTGGCGGGTTCAGGCATTTTTATTGCAGTCACTGATAAGATCCATAATATCTTTACAATTCTCTTTTGGCTAAATGTTTAAATCCAGCCACCACTCTTTGCTCCCTCATCTCTATGAAGTCTGAACCATTGTCATAATGGAAATATTAGCATTCactcaattattgtaattagaAGCAAAGTAGGATCCTTCTGATTCTGGGCTTTCTTAATTGGTTTGTTTCAGCAGTAATTTGCCATTGGTGGTCTGTAACtatattttctattgaattttattcttattgtcCTGCAATGTTCTGCAGTTCTTGTTCCACCTTTCTGGGTTTGCTAAgtgcaactttttttttgtgtatttgtCCCTGATTTAATACTCATACAATCTTTTCCTGAATGATTGTTGCATGATTTGACTTGGTCTGAGGGATATATGATACACATTTTATTTGTTGCATGAAAGTGTTATAGCTGTGTTTCATCCATTAAATTCCTAGCAGCTTCTGCTTAATTTCTATTGGGTTTCCTATTAATGTAATgtcttatcaaaattttcctttgaaaattttcagatgTTGACAGGCTTACCTATTCAGTATTGCCTCAGGATTGTGGTGTAGGAGAAGGCAGCTGGGCGGGGCTATGCTTCAGTCCAAGCCAATGGTCCATGGTACCTAGTCTCTTTATTgaaaatgttatatgtttggtCATGTTATAGATGGGTCAGTTAGCAGGAAAAAAAATTGGTGAATCTAATACTGTAGAATCTTGAAGACTATAGTTTTCACACTGTTTCTCTGATCTACTGGCTGAAATGTCATGGCATTATGTTTTCACTGTGTTTGGTAAGTCAGTGTGCATGTTGAAACATCCTACAACCTGTGGGTATATAACTTACTAACTGATTGAAGTTATCATTTCAAAAATCTGTAACATTAGTTTGTAGAGCATCTGTGGTACTTCCCAGAATTAATGTGTTGTACTTTCTTGTTGCAATTTAAAGAGAATTAGAGGTAGATCTTTTGGCCAAGAcaactaaatattatttatctacaAGTCACTGAGCAGTGTGAATTTATGCAACTTGTTTTGCTCACGGCAATTTTTTCGAGGGGACGAAAGATAAATGTCTTTCTCTTCTCCTTTTGTTTTCTGCGCATTTCTCTTGTGTGTATTTAagtcatttaaaattttaaatgtatttttttctttttatctggACTAAACTCTTTTGTAACTCAATTATGTTTCCTTTTCACTAATTAGTTTCTCATTCTAGGCAGCTGTTGCACGTTGCTTTAGCAAAAGCATTGATGTTTATGATCAAGATATCCACCTGAGGACTTTACGCACGTAAGTTTCATGTATGATGGTTGATACTCTTTTTCCGCTTGTTACTTTGAATAGTCGTCACAGTCTGTAATATTGTGTATGTTTGTATGATCTCCATTTATCACTATGCTGGTATTGATATCACCTGGAGGAAATGAAGCGTGAAAATATGTTGAATTTATGAACTTGcttgattatttttcaaatttgatgttCACACTTCAGATAGAGATGTGTAATATAGAATCTCGTGATTGGGGATGGTATGATTGTGATGCAGATCTATggattcagtttaaatttaattttggatgtATATGTGGTATATATTAGTGACTCTGTATTGAATGCTTCACTGCCTATTTTTAATTGCTACTGTATGACTATAAGACTAGAGCAATTAGTTTTTGGGCTTTGTCTATTCCCTGGCATTTTAGTAGGTTACttttactattatattatattcctTTTAGAATATTCTGTTAATATGAATCCTTGACATTTTCTTGTTGTTCAGGCAATTTGTTTGACTTTGGTTACCTAATTGTGGTTATATTTTCATGGATTTCTTTTCATATAACTATGTTTCAGACTCTGGTATCCATCTTCATTGAGCTTCATGCAGAATTTAAGTAATGAAAATGGAAGTTCTATATTAGCTGTCACAGAAGGCTGCCAGGTAAATTTTGTGCTGTTGTATATTTGAATGTCTTAAGTGTATTGATGAGTTAGATCTCTGTACTTTACATGCTTGCTTTTCTGCTTCAACTTTTGGAATTACTACAGCTGACTTTATGGGACTtgagaatgaaagaaaatggtGGTTGTCTACGTCGAATTTGCAGCTCTGTTGGTGATAACTTATATGCTGTTTGTGGTTCTCCAACTGGTAATGTTGCAGTGGCAGGAGCTGACCGTACTGTGACAATTTATGATCCTCGCAGGTTTGTCATAATTGATCTGAACAATGCACAAGATACATTCTAATcgttgtggttttttttttaattta
This is a stretch of genomic DNA from Mangifera indica cultivar Alphonso chromosome 11, CATAS_Mindica_2.1, whole genome shotgun sequence. It encodes these proteins:
- the LOC123228850 gene encoding uncharacterized protein LOC123228850 produces the protein MASLEVKNLRKAVVPSTLIDYPSPGNIQSTRLALHVNEDASSCLVYIASGCHIYKVQIMMEDSLVNKGKESLLIPEQTQAMDASLLKRCPHRSEIQSIVLAETDSNGYFVLGSVDSYGHFIVSKLDTSGKDVDRLTYSVLPQDCGVGEGSWAGLCFSPSQWSMAAVARCFSKSIDVYDQDIHLRTLRTLWYPSSLSFMQNLSNENGSSILAVTEGCQLTLWDLRMKENGGCLRRICSSVGDNLYAVCGSPTGNVAVAGADRTVTIYDPRRWSALSRWVHCSKYEITGLAFSSINSDYIYVQGVDYEVFCGQWKGSSKVFSFRGDSNWLGFSKCSDRDVLGGWSDSGSIFVVDVGAKESDINLLKGRISQCP